One window of the Nothobranchius furzeri strain GRZ-AD chromosome 3, NfurGRZ-RIMD1, whole genome shotgun sequence genome contains the following:
- the nmur3 gene encoding neuromedin-U receptor 2: MEPSFHSSTFSSLLFNSSIPLNSSTNNSIEQFTEVNLFDILGPKRSPLFFPVTTIYLLIFLTGLSGNLLTCAVIAKHKKMRNPTNIYLVSLAVSDLLVLMFGMPLEIYDLWENYPFPFGEGGCYFKIFLFETVCFASILNVTVLSMERYIAVVHPLKTRYLSTNQHAKRIITVVWVASMVCAIPNTSLHGIFYLPEKLEESAICTVIKPLWIYNLVMQITTVCFYFVPMMIISMLYLVMGIHLGRERQHARRNLGKNCGNTRSKISAENRRRRQVIKMLSIVVAVFGVCWAPFHIERLLWSSVSHWTDVMHNVYQYVHILSGIFFYLSSAVNPIIYSLLSTRFRECFRELMCSHPEDKSSVQDSPPFPKILLNASISSSQCQAEVKESISFIPLLSPKIASSMETAVFPCESKETTCKTSMF, encoded by the exons ATGGAGCCCTCTTTTCACAGTTCCACCTTTTCCTCCCTGCTCTTCAACAGTAGCATACCCCTAAACTCCTCAACAAACAACAGCATTGAGCAGTTTACTGAAGTCAACCTGTTTGATATCCTTGGTCCAAAACGATCTCCCCTTTTCTTCCCCGTGACCACAATTTATCTTCTCATCTTCCTCACTGGCTTGTCTGGAAATCTGCTGACATGTGCAGTGATAGCTAAGCACAAGAAGATGAGAAACCCCACTAACATTTACCTCGTGAGCCTGGCTGTATCGGACCTCCTCGTGCTCATGTTTGGCATGCCCTTAGAGATCTATGACCTGTGGGAGAACTACCCCTTCCCTTTTGGTGAGGGCGGCTGCTACTTCAAGATCTTCCTGTTTGAGACAGTCTGCTTTGCATCTATTCTCAATGTTACCGTGCTGAGCATGGAGAGGTACATCGCCGTGGTGCATCCCCTCAAAACACGATACCTGTCCACCAACCAGCATGCCAAACGCATCATCACGGTGGTGTGGGTGGCGTCAATGGTCTGTGCCATCCCCAACACCTCCCTCCATGGTATCTTCTACTTGCCAGAGAAACTGGAGGAGTCAGCCATATGTACTGTGATCAAGCCCCTGTGGATCTATAACTTAGTGATGCAAATCACAACTGTGTGTTTCTATTTTGTGCCCATGATGATTATCAGCATGCTATACTTGGTGATGGGCATCCATCTGGGCAGAGAGAGGCAACATGCCAGGAGGAACCTGGGGAAGAACTGCGGCAACACCAGAAGTAAGATCAGTGCTGAGAACAGGCGCCGGAGACAGGTCATCAAGATGCTCT CAATCGTGGTGGCCGTGTTCGGAGTCTGCTGGGCTCCTTTCCACATTGAGCGGCTCCTGTGGAGTTCAGTCAGCCATTGGACTGACGTGATGCATAACGTATACCAGTATGTCCACATCCTGTCAGGCATCTTCTTCTACCTCAGCTCTGCAGTCAACCCCATCATCTACAGCTTGCTATCCACCAGGTTCAGGGAGTGTTTCCGGGAACTCATGTGCTCTCATCCTGAGGACAAAAGCTCAGTCCAGGACTCGCCACCATTCCCAAAGATTTTACTAAATGCCTCCATCTCTAGTTCACAATGCCAAGCAGAAGTCAAGGAATCCATTTCTTTCATCCCTTTGCTTTCTCCTAAGATAGCATCCAGCATGGAGACAGCAGTCTTTCCATGTGAAAGCA
- the si:ch211-220m17.5 gene encoding guanylin: MKATLATVALLIMALGFTCEAVQVEENGLSFSLEAVKRLQELAESRVVTGQQSPRLQMNTLSFCAEPMLPQELLPLCKQRGGSASLIRLAALPMDVCEICAFAACTGC, from the exons ATGAAGGCCACGCTCGCCACTGTTGCCCTCCTCATCATGGCTCTCGGCTTCACCTGCGAAGCTGTGCAAGTTGAG GAAAATGGTTTGTCTTTCTCCCTGGAGGCCGTCAAGAGGCTCCAGGAACTTGCAGAGAGCAGAGTGGTGACAGGACAACAAAGCCCGCGGCTCCAAATGAACACCTTGTCCTTCTGTGCTGAACCTATGCTTCCACAGGAACTGCTGCCTCTCTGCAAGCAGAGAGGAGGGTCTGCATCCCTGATCAGACTAG CTGCACTTCCCATGGACGTGTGTGAGATCTGCGCGTTTGCTGCCTGCACCGGCTGCTAA
- the LOC107384886 gene encoding guanylin, whose amino-acid sequence MRAFCAVLVLVCVCRGALSVQVQVGERSFPLEAVKALKEVMDLNDNVNPRLADTSTTAVCSHPLLPQVFRSVCQGKGAGLIFSRLVYITMSLDLCEVCANPSCYGCLG is encoded by the exons ATGAGAGCGTTTTGTGCTGTTcttgttttggtgtgtgtgtgcaggggagCTCTGAGTGTGCAAGTCCAG GTTGGAGAGAGGAGTTTCCCTTTGGAAGCAGTGAAGGCGCTGAAGGAGGTGATGGATCTGAATGACAACGTTAACCCTCGCCTTGCAGACACGAGCACCACGGCGGTTTGTTCCCACCCTCTTCTGCCTCAGGTGTTCCGGTCCGTGTGCCAAGGGAAGGGGGCGGGACTCATTTTCTCCAGACTGG TGTACATCACCATGTCTCTTGATCTTTGTGAAGTGTGTGCTAATCCCTCCTGCTACGGATGTCTGGGCTGA